The nucleotide sequence GCGGAACTGGAGATACATCTTCCTCCCCGGGGTCTGTGTGTTCGCGGCCCGGCCCGGGCCCGGGCCCGGCGGCTCCCGGCCTCGGCCGCCGGCCGGGGCGCCTTGTGCCAACGGAAGGGTGACGGGGTATTATAGGACTCCGGTAACGTTCAAATCAACGTCCTCGGGAGCATCTGCCATGCTGGAACCGGTGCCGCTTCATTCCCCGAGCGGAGAAGAGTGTCTCGAACGCCTCGTCACCCGTCGCTTCGACGTGCCGGCGGAGCTCGAGGCCCGGGTGCGGGCCATCCTCGACCGCGTCCGGGACGAGGGGGACCAGGCCGTCCTCGCCTATACACATCAGTTCGACGCGCCGGGGCTTCGACTTGAAGATCTGCGGGTGCCCGACGAGGAGATCCGCCGGGCCCGGTCGGAGCTGGACCCGGCCTTCCTCCGGAGCCTCGAGAAGGCGGCGGCCCACGTCCGGGCCTTCCACCGGCACCAGCTGCCCAACTCCTGGTTCACCACCCGGGAGGACGGGGCGGTGCTGGGCCAGCTCGTCCGGCCGGTGGACGCCGCCGGCCTCTACGTGCCCGGCGGCCAGGCGGGGCAGACCCCCCTCGTCTCGTCCGTGCTCATGAACGCCCTGCCGGCGGCCATCGCCGGCGTCCCGCGGATCGTCCTCGCCACGCCGCCCAACCGCGAGGGGGGCGTCCACCCGGCCATCCTCGCGGCGGCCGCCGAGGCCGGGGTCCACGAGGTCTACCGCATGGGGAGCGCCTGGGCGGTGGCCGCCATGGCCTTCGGCACCGAGACGGTGGCGCCGGTGGACGTGGTGGTGGGCCCCGGCAACATCTACGTGACCCTGGCCAAGCGGCTCGTGGCGGGGACGGTGGGGATCGACATGGTGGCCGGGCCGAGCGAGGTGCTGGTGATCGCCGACGAGGGGGCGCCGGCCGCCTACGTGGCGGCGGATCTCCTCTCCCAGGCCGAGCACGACCCCATGGCCACGGCGGTGCTGGTGACCCCCTCCGAGACCCTGGCCCGGCAGGCGGCGGCGGCGCTCGAGGACCAGCTCGCCCGGCTGCCCCGGGCCGAGACGGCCCGCCGGTCGCTGGCCGACCACGGGCTCGTCCTCGTGGTCCGGGATCTCGACGAGGCGGTGGAGGTCGCCAACCGCGTGGCGCCGGAGCACCTCGAGCTCCTCACGGCGGACCCGTGGGCGCTGCTGCCCCGCGTGCGCCACGCCGGGGCGGTCTTCCTGGGCCCCTACACCCCGGAGCCCGTGGGCGACTACGTGGCCGGGCCCAACCACGTGCTGCCCACCATGGGGACGGCCCGGTTCTCCTCCGCCCTGGGGGTGGAGACCTTCCTCAAGCGCTCCAGCGTCCTGGCCTATTCCGCCGGCGCCTTCGCCGCCGACGCCCGGGACGTCGTCCGCCTGGCGGCCCTGGAGGGCCTCGACGCCCACGCCCGGTCGGTGGAGGTGCGGCTCGAGGGACTGGGCCGGGACGCCGGGTAGGCGCGCCGGCTCAGCGCTTGGGCCGGGCCGCCTCGTGGCAATGGAGGCACTGGGGCTTCGGCGGGTGCCCGGCGGCGAGCGGCGCCGGGCCCCGTTCCGAGTGGCAGGCCGGGCAGGCGGCCTCGGCCTCGGCCCGCGGGCGGGCCGGGAAGACCCGGTGATCGGCGTCGGCCGGCAGGCGCGGCCCCCGGGCCGAGGGGGCGGCCACCAGGACCCCCACCACCGCCGCCACGGCCGCCAGGAAGGCGACATCCAGGAGCCGGCGCCGTTTGGGATCCATGGCCATGGCGGCCTAGGCGCGGCGCCGGGCCTCGAGGGCCTTCTGGAGGGTCTGGCGGTCGGCGTACTTGATGTCCATGCCCATGGGGATGCCGCAGGCGATCCGCGTGGCCTCCACCCCCATCTCCCGGAGGAGGTCGGCGATGTAGCCCGCCGTGGCCTCGCCCGCCACCGTGGGGCTGGTGGCGAGGATCACCTCCCGAACGCCTTCCGCCCGCACCCGCTCCAAGAGTTCCCGGATCTTGAGCTGGTCCGGGCCCACCCCGTCCATGGGCGCGAGCACGCCGTGGAGGACGTGGTAGCGGCCGCGGAAGGCCCCGGCCTTCTCCACGGCGAGAAGATCCCCCGGGTCTTCCACCACGCAGAGGCGCGTGGTGTCGCGCCGGGGATCCGCGCAGACCGGGCAGGGGTCCGACTCGGAAAAGGTCTGGCACCGGGAGCAGAGCCGGATCCGGTCGTGGAGTTCCCCCACCGCCCGGGCCAGCTCCCGGGCCTGGGCCCTGGGCCAGCGCAGCACCTGGAGCGCCATGCGCGTGGCGGTCTTCTCCCCCACCCCGGGGAGCCGGGTGAGGGCCTGGACCAGCCGGGCCAGGGCCGGGGGGAGGGCGGCGGCCATGGGCTCAGGCCAGCCCCGGGATCCCGAGGCCGCCGGTGAGCCTGGCCATCTCGGTCTCCACCATCTGGCGGGCCCGGCCGAGGGCCTCGTTGACGGCGGCCGTCACCAGGTCCTGGAGCATCTCCACGTCGGCGGGATCCACCACCTCCGGGTCGATGCGGATCGAGACGATCTCGGGCTTGCCGTTGGCCACGGCGGTGACCATGCCGCCGCCGGCGGAGGCCTCCACCGTCCGGGCGGCGAGTTCTTCCTGGAGCTGGGCCATCCGGGCCTGCAGCTGCTGGGCCTGTCGCATCATGGCCTTCATGTTGGGGGGCATGGGCGGTGACTCCTTTCCGTTCGCGGCGTTCAGGGCCGCGGTTTGCCGCCGCCGAGGGGCTGGACGTCGTCGATCCGGCCGTTGAAGACCCGGAGGGCCTCCCGGACCAGCGGGGCCTCCTTGAGGGCCTGCTGGCGGGTCGCCGCGGCGGGTTTCCGCCCGCCCGGGGCCGCGGAGCCGTCCACACGGATGGGGACGTCGCGGCCGAAGTGCTCCCGGGCGAGGCGGGCCAGGATCGCCCGGTTCTCGGCATCCTGCAGCATGTCCTGGTGGATGGGATGGTTGCAGGTGACCCGGACGCCGCCGGTGGCGGGGTCGACCTCGGCGCATTCGGCGAGGATCGGGGCGAGGCTCGGGCACGTCCCCTCGCGCTGGATCCGGCCGAGGAAGGCGGCCCACGCCTCCGCCGTGAGGGGGCGGTCGGCCTTCCCGCCCGGGGGGGGCGGGGCGGGCGCGCCGCGGGGCGTGCTTTCCGTGCCTCGGCCGCCGCCCGCGCCGTAGCCCGGGGCGGGGGCCTCCCGGAGGGTGCCGCCCGGTGCCGGCGGATCGGACGGCCCGCCGCCGGCGATCAGGGCGTCGAGGCGCCGGAGGACGTCGTCCACCGAGGCCACGGCGCCCATCTGGCAGACGCGGAGGAGCAGGGCCTCCAGGGCCAGGCGCGGCGTCGCGCT is from Dissulfurirhabdus thermomarina and encodes:
- the hisD gene encoding histidinol dehydrogenase codes for the protein MLEPVPLHSPSGEECLERLVTRRFDVPAELEARVRAILDRVRDEGDQAVLAYTHQFDAPGLRLEDLRVPDEEIRRARSELDPAFLRSLEKAAAHVRAFHRHQLPNSWFTTREDGAVLGQLVRPVDAAGLYVPGGQAGQTPLVSSVLMNALPAAIAGVPRIVLATPPNREGGVHPAILAAAAEAGVHEVYRMGSAWAVAAMAFGTETVAPVDVVVGPGNIYVTLAKRLVAGTVGIDMVAGPSEVLVIADEGAPAAYVAADLLSQAEHDPMATAVLVTPSETLARQAAAALEDQLARLPRAETARRSLADHGLVLVVRDLDEAVEVANRVAPEHLELLTADPWALLPRVRHAGAVFLGPYTPEPVGDYVAGPNHVLPTMGTARFSSALGVETFLKRSSVLAYSAGAFAADARDVVRLAALEGLDAHARSVEVRLEGLGRDAG
- the recR gene encoding recombination mediator RecR; amino-acid sequence: MAAALPPALARLVQALTRLPGVGEKTATRMALQVLRWPRAQARELARAVGELHDRIRLCSRCQTFSESDPCPVCADPRRDTTRLCVVEDPGDLLAVEKAGAFRGRYHVLHGVLAPMDGVGPDQLKIRELLERVRAEGVREVILATSPTVAGEATAGYIADLLREMGVEATRIACGIPMGMDIKYADRQTLQKALEARRRA
- a CDS encoding YbaB/EbfC family nucleoid-associated protein, with protein sequence MPPNMKAMMRQAQQLQARMAQLQEELAARTVEASAGGGMVTAVANGKPEIVSIRIDPEVVDPADVEMLQDLVTAAVNEALGRARQMVETEMARLTGGLGIPGLA